One region of Tamandua tetradactyla isolate mTamTet1 chromosome 6, mTamTet1.pri, whole genome shotgun sequence genomic DNA includes:
- the NGFR gene encoding tumor necrosis factor receptor superfamily member 16 yields the protein MRAGAVSRAMDGPRLLLLLLGVSLSSAKEACSTGLHTHSGECCKACNLGEGVAQPCGANQTVCEPCLDSVTFSDVVSATEPCKPCTECVGLQSMSAPCVEADDAVCRCAYGYYQDETTGRCEACRVCEAGSGLVFSCQDKQNTVCEECPDGTYSDEANHVDPCLPCTVCEDTERQLRECTRWADAECEEIPGRWITRATPPEGSDSPAPSTQEPDGPPEIELVASTVADVVTTVMGSSQPVVTRGTTDNLIPVYCSILAAVVVGLVAYIAFKRWNSCKQNKQGAHSRPVNQTPPPEGEKLHSDSGISVDSQSLHDQQPHTQTAAGQALKGDGGLYSSLPPAKREEVEKLLNGSAGDTWRHLAGELGYQPEHIDSFTHEACPARALLASWAAQDSATLDALLAALRRIQRADIVESLCSESTATSPV from the exons ATGCGGGCAGGTGCCGTCAGCCGCGCCATGGACGGGCCAcgcctgctgctgctgctcctgggg GTGTCCCTCAGCAGTGCCAAGGAGGCGTGCTCCACGGGCCTGCACACCCACAGCGGGGAGTGCTGCAAAGCCTGCAACCTGGGCGAGGGTGTGGCCCAGCCCTGCGGAGCCAACCAGACCGTGTGTGAGCCCTGCTTGGACA GCGTGACTTTCTCGGACGTGGTGAGCGCCACCGAGCCGTGCAAGCCGTGCACCGAGTGCGTGGGCCTGCAGAGCATGTCGGCGCCCTGCGTGGAGGCGGACGACGCCGTGTGCCGCTGCGCCTACGGCTACTACCAGGACGAGACCACCGGTCGCTGCGAGGCGTGTCGCGTGTGCGAGGCAGGCTCGGGCCTCGTGTTCTCGTGCCAGGACAAGCAGAACACCGTGTGCGAGGAGTGTCCCGATGGCACGTACTCCGACGAGGCCAACCACGTGGACCCGTGCCTGCCCTGCACGGTGTGCGAGGACACGGAGCGCCAGCTGCGCGAGTGCACGCGCTGGGCAGACGCCGAGTGCGAGG AGATCCCTGGCCGTTGGATAACGCGGGCCACGCCCCCGGAGGGCTCGGAcagcccagcacccagcacccaggagCCCGACGGACCTCCAGAGATAGAGCTCGTAGCCAGCACAGTGGCAGATGTGGTGACCACAGTCATGGGCAGCTCCCAACCCGTGGTGACCCGAGGAACCACGGACAACCTCATCCCTGTCTACTGCTCCATCTTGGCCGCTGTGGTTGTGGGTCTTGTGGCCTATATCGCCTTCAAGAG ATGGAACAGCTGCAAGCAAAACAAGCAAGGAGCCCACAGCCGGCCGGTGAACCAGACACCCCCACCCGAGGGGGAGAAGCTCCACAGTGACAGCGGCATCTCTGTGGACAGCCAGAGCCTGCATGACCAGCAGCCCCACACGCAGACGGCCGCAGGCCAGG CCCTCAAGGGTGACGGAGGCCTGTACAGCAGCTTGCCCCCGGCCAAGCGGGAGGAGGTGGAGAAGCTGCTCAACGGCTCTGCGGGGGACACCTGGCGGCACCTGGCGGGGGAGCTGGGCTACCAGCCCGAGCACATAGACTCCTTCACCCACGAGGCCTGCCCGGCCCGCGCCCTGCTGGCCAGCTGGGCCGCCCAGGACAGCGCGACGCTCGACGCCCTCCTGGCCGCCCTGCGTCGCATCCAGCGGGCCGACATCGTTGAGAGCCTGTGCAGCGAGTCCACGGCCACGTCCCCCGTGTGA